The Rhododendron vialii isolate Sample 1 chromosome 5a, ASM3025357v1 genome contains a region encoding:
- the LOC131327248 gene encoding probable protein phosphatase 2C 33: MVTDSDKWAAKGNQKGFLLRVVVTEPSTEHSEGSDCLGGLECLLNIIRALRMGSCLSSESRSPLPGSPLGIRKRPKGSKKRPGGSRNSSFEYRKEEQLHRIPGRIFLNGSTEVASLFTQQGKKGTNQDAMIVWENFGSRTDTVFCGVFDGHGPYGHMVAKRVRDSLPLKLSAHWEVNIKSDEVLREISLNTAGINAEGTSLLSTDEDSRPSVDIEDTEKHLEIFHTLKESFLKAFKVMDRELKMYTSIDCFCSGTTAVTLVKQGEYLVIGNVGDSRAVLGTRDKDDSLVAVQLTVDLKPNLPAEAERIRKCRGRVFSLRDEPEVARVWLPNNDSPGLAMARAFGDFCLKDFGLISVPEITCRCLTGKDEFIVLATDGIWDVLSNKEVVDIVASAPARSSAARALVESAVRAWRCKYPTSKVDDCAVVCLFLDSAANNFSTASITKSKENVDGVKEDLPELPAPNRFDRSGTVRSGEETLPRQKKEESSGDEGEMQMGLVGKDWSALEGVSRVNTLLTLPRFVPGKEEKARK; this comes from the exons ATGGTTACGGATTCTGATAAGTGGGCTGCAAAGGGAAATCAAAAGGGATTTTTATTGAGGGTGGTTGTGACGGAGCCTTCTACAGAACATAGTGAAGGGTCTGACTGTTTGGGTGGTCTGGAGTGCTTACTGAATATCATCCGGGCCCTCCGGATGGGGTCCTGCTTGTCTTCTGAAAGCAGGAGCCCTCTCCCCGGTTCCCCACTGGGGATTAGGAAGAGGCCTAAGGGCTCCAAAAAGAGGCCTGGTGGCTCGAGAAATTCTTCCTTTGAATACAGGAAGGAAGAACAGTTGCATAGGATTCCTGGTCGAATCTTCTTAAATGGGTCCACTGAAGTTGCTTCACTCTTTACCCAGCAAGGCAAGAAAGGGACCAACCAAGATGCTATGATTGTTTGGGAG AACTTCGGCTCAAGAACAGACACAGTCTTTTGTGGCGTGTTTGATGGCCATGGTCCCTATGGCCACATGGTTGCAAAAAGGGTGAGGGATTCCCTGCCCTTAAAACTGAGTGCACATTGGGAAGTTAACATAAAGAGCGATGAGGTTCTCAGGGAGATCAGTCTTAATACTGCTGGTATAAATGCTGAAGGTACTTCCCTTCTCTCTACTGATGAGGATTCAAGGCCCTCCGTTGATATTGAAGACACTGAAAAGCACTTAGAAATCTTTCACACATTGAAAGAGTCCTTTCTCAAGGCATTTAAGGTCATGGACAGGGAACTAAAGATGTACACAAGCATTGACTGCTTTTGCAGTGGGACAACAGCTGTTACACTTGTGAAACAG GGTGAGTATCTTGTGATTGGAAATGTTGGGGACTCAAGGGCTGTACTAGGTACAAGAGATAAAGATGATTCGCTTGTTGCTGTTCAGTTGACTGTAGACCTCAAACCTAATCttccag CTGAAGCTGAGAGGATCCGAAAATGCAGAGGGCGTGTTTTTTCCCTTCGAGATGAACCTGAAGTTGCCCGAGTTTGGCTGCCGAACAACGATTCCCCTGGACTCGCCATGGCCCGTGCTTTTGGAGATTTCTGCCTCAAGGATTTTGGTTTGATCTCTGTCCCTGAAATTACCTGTCGATGTCTAACTGGGAAGGACGAATTTATTGTTTTGGCAACAGATGGG ATTTGGGATGTGCTTTCAAACAAGGAAGTGGTGGACATTGTAGCTTCTGCCCCAGCTCGTTCGTCTGCTGCTAGAGCTCTTGTTGAGTCTGCAGTTAGAGCTTGGAGGTGTAAATACCCTACTTCCAAAGTAGATGATTGTGCTGTGGTTTGCCTCTTCCTAGATTCAGCCGCGAACAATTTCTCTACTGCTTCCATTACCAAATCCAAGGAGAATGTTGACGGTGTGAAAGAGGATCTTCCTGAACTGCCTGCCCCTAACAGGTTTGATCGTTCTGGTACCGTTCGAAGTGGCGAAGAAACCCTTCCACGACAAAAGAAAGAGGAATCCTCCGGAGATGAAGGGGAAATGCAAATGGGATTAGTAGGAAAAGATTGGTCCGCTCTTGAAGGGGTTTCTCGCGTTAACACTTTGTTGACTCTGCCAAGGTTTGTCCCGGGCAAAGAGGAGAAAGCTCGGAAATGA